From Thalassospiraceae bacterium LMO-JJ14:
CGCGTTGCTGACGGCTTCGATCAGATCGTTATCCGCATTGCCCCGAGAGGGTGAACTGAAATCGATATCGAGGCCGATGCGCGAAACACCGGCTTTTGAAAGTTTATTGATGGCTTCTGCATGGAGCGATCGTGACCACGGCCATTCGCCGAGTTGCTGCAGGCTTTTTGAATCGATCTGGACAATGACGACCTTGCCGGATGCCTCGCGCGGGAACAGCAGGTATCTGAGATCGGCGAGTGCACGGTCAATGCCAGGGACAACCCCCAAGGCATATAATGCCAACAGCAGTCCGATCATTCCGGCAATATGCAGCCGGTTGGTCACGAGGCTGCGAAACGTTCCGCGCGTCACGGGGCGATGCAAAACGTTTCCCGATTTTCTCATGACCTAGCTGTTGCCATTGCCATTGCCGTTACCGTTACCGCCGGGATTGCCGTTGCCACCGGGATTGCCATTGCCGTTGCCACCGGGATTGCCGTTACCGTTGCCGCCGGGATTGCCGTTACCGTTGCCGCCGGGATTGCCGTTGCCATTGCCACCGGGATTGCCATTACCACCGGGATTGCCGTTGCCGTTGCCACCGGCATTACCGCCGGCATTGCCGTTGCCGTTACCGCCGGCATTGCTCTGCGCCGTGATGAATTTTGACAAGCTGGGACCGCGTGCATTGACGCTGTTGCCTTTGTCGCCGGGGGCTTTGAATTTATTTCCTTTCGCGTTTTGCGATTGGCCCGGGCCATTCAGGGAGAGCAGCCCCTTCGTATTCGCGGCAACGTTTCCGATACCGGCATCGATGGAGTTCCTGATTTTCAGGCCGGCTTTGCCCCGGTTGCCGCTCGCTTTGCCGTTCGCTTTACCGTTGTCATTCGCGTTGGCTGCGGTTTTTTTCTCTTTTTTACCGTCATCCGCGCCGGAATTGTTGCCTTCTTTTTGCGAATTCCCCTTGCCGTCGCCACGGTCGATGTTCAGTCCGCCGCCGCCCGTCGCCGCGACACGAGCCGTCTGTCCGACGGCGACCAGTCCGGTCTGCCCGGTCGCCAGTGATGCAACCTGAACCAGACCTTCCGTCACGTGCAGGGCGCTGCCGTCCGGGGTGACGCTAACCGAAAAAACGGTTCCCTTGATAACCGCCGCCAGATAAGGCGTGCGGACCTGGAAGTTTCTGGCGCCCTCGCTGGAATCGATGTTGAACAACAGGGTGCCGAGAGTCTGCAGAATGCTGGGGGACGATGCCGTGGCGCTTTCGGCGCCGACGCGGAACGCGCTGTCGGGGGAAACGACGATGCTGTCGCCTTTTCTGGACAGCACAAGGCGGCTTTCACTTCCCGTCGATACGCTCATGCCTTCGGCCAGTTGAGCGCCCGTTGTTGCCGGCATTTCGCCGGCGTCCAGCGAGCGGATCTTGGCATCGCCGACCACGGATGTGATGATCCATGCGGTGCCCGGCGCATAGACGCCGGGTGACTGTGCCTCAAGGTCGCCTGCGGCAAAAATCATTCCGACAAAAAGAAGCAGAAAATGAATGCGCTTCGGGAATCCGGGCATGCAGTGGTGCCTTAGATGCTGGTTAATCATAATCATGTGTATTCGTGCATGATGAATAAGGTTACATTCACTTAACGTAAAGTGTTGTTGGGTCCAAAACGGAACCGTATATTCGTCGCAAATAAGGACAGTCCAACAATCAATTCGTTAACGAATTGTATTGTAATGAAATTTTTGAGTGCGTACTACAGAATTAAGGTTTTCCCAGCACATTTGGAACGATTAATTGTGGAAATTATTTAGGTACACTAAAGGTTTATTTGTCTCTGTTGCGGTCTTGTCCGCCGTTTTGCCGTGCCTGGTCCTGGCCCAGACGACATCCGATCCGGCCCGTGTCGAAGAGCGGATCGACCAACGCAATGCCGCTCAGCCGCATATAAAAGATGAACTGAAACAACTGCAGCCGGCCACGGATACCGATGGTCCGGACGCACAGCCGTCCGAGCGTTTCGTGCTCGCCGCCGTGACCTTTTCCGGGAACACCGTTTTTACTGCAGCCGCTTTTACCGACATTTACACACCGCTGCTGGCGCGCCAAATCGGCATCGAAGACGTCAGGAAAGTCGCCACCGACGTCACGGCGTTTTACCGGGAAAAAGGATACTTTCTGTCCCGTGCCGTTGTTGAATCCCAGGGCGTTGAATACGGTGTGCTGAATATCCGCATCGTTGAAGGCAAGATCACCAACGTCAGTTTCGATGCCGAAACAGCCGAGCAGGCTGACCTGTTGCGGCCCTATGGCGAAAAGATCGCCGATGCCGCAATGCCGGCAAACGTCAATACCGTGGAACGCTATCTGCTTTTGATGAACGACCTTCCGGGCATCAAGGCACAGGCCAAGGTAAACAAGGTCGACTATGAAAAAGGAGTTTACCGGCTCGATGTTGCGGTCAGCAAAAAGCCGGTGAATTATTCGTTCAATGTCGACAACCGGGGCACGCGCTCGGTCGGCCGCGATCAGGCCTATGTCAGTGCCACGGCAAACGGCTGGATGAGCGGGCGGGAAAGCACGCGTCTCGGCATCTTCACGATACCCTCGTCACCGAAAGAACTGGCCTATGTCGAGCTTCAGCAGCAATGGGCGCTCGGCACGGAAGGGACGGCCGTCAGTCTCGGCGGTTCGTATTCCAAGATCGATGCCGGGGCCGATGAAATCGACAACGACCTTCACAGCAATTCCTGGCGCGCCAGTGTGACCGTGTCACACCCGGTGATCCGCGGCCGTGCCAAGAACCTTAATGTATACGGTGTGCTCAATACTTCCCGGCAAAAGCAGCACGATTTCGGCGTCTTCGATTACGAGGACCGGCTGCAGGTGCTGCGCGGCGCCGCGGAAATCTATTATGAAGACGACATGCAGGGCGCCAATTACGCCAACATCTGGCTCAGCCGCGGTCTTGGCCTGAACGATGTCCCGGGGGATGCTCAGCGCTCCAGAAGCGGCGGGCGGCCGGTCTTTACCAAGCTCTATGCCCGCACAGAACGCCGCCAGCTGTTTACCGACAACTGGGCGCTCAAGGTCTCGGTTGCGGGTCAGGTGGCGGACCAGCGGCTGTTGTCGAACGAGGAGTTCTCTCTCGGCGGTTATCTGTTCGGCCGCGGATATGACGGTGGCGAGATTTCAGGGACACACGGCGCCGCCGGTTCGATCGAACTGCAATACGGTGACGATCTGGAAGGCCGTTGGCTGTCGTCGTATCAGTTTTACGGGTTCTATGACGGCGGCGTGGTATGGGAAACGGCCGAGAACAGTTACGCCAGTGAGCATGAATCCCTGACGTCGGCAGGGATCGGCGTGCGCAGCGGTATCGGTGAAAATATGTCGAGCGGCATCGAGCTTGCCATGCCGCTGACCCGTCCGGCCGAGGAAGTGGGCGGAGACGGCAAAAAGCCGCGTCTGTTCTTTTACCTCAACGCGAATTTCTAAGCCCTGAAGAATAGCCTCAAAAATCCTTGCAATCTCCGGGGTGAGCCGCAAATCTAGCGGCACTGGGAGAGTGCGGCGCTGAAAGGCGCCGTTGTCGCGTTTCAAATGCGCGCTGTTCTAACGAACCGCTCTTGTTGGAAATTGAAATTCGACGAACACGCGACAAATAGTGGGAAGAAAATAAATGGGTGCGTTCAGTATTTGGCATTGGCTTATCGTCCTGGCCGTCGTCCTTGTCCTGTTTGGCGGCGGGGGCAAGATTTCCCGTCTCATGGGCGATTTCGGCAAAGGCCTGAAATCCTTCAAGAAGGGCATGAAAGACGGCGACGAAGCGTCAGGCGATGATGCCGGCGATGATGCCGGCAAGACCGAGAAAAAGGCGATCGATCAGGACGCCAAGGAAAGCGTCTCGGCGAGCGAGTCCGAAAAGGACAAGGCTTCCGGTGGCTGATCTTGCCGCGGGCGCGCCGGGCGCGTCCGCATTTTCGTTTATCGTTTGATCGAGGTCGTCCGCCATGTTCGATATCGGCTGGCAGGAAATCTTCCTGATCGCGGTGATCGCCCTGATTGTCGTCGGGCCCAAGGATCTGCCGCGAGCATTGAAAACCGTGACCGGGGCCTTGCGTAAGGTCAAGGGAATGGCGCGCGATTTCCAGAGCGGCCTCGATGACATTGTCCGTGAATCCGAACTCGACGACATGCGCAAGCAGATCGAGGCGGAAAGCGGCGGCGACATCCTCAAAAACATCGAAAACAGCATCGATCCGGACGGCGATATTTCCCGCGATCTGGACGAGATGCGCGATGTCGAGGGCGATCTGAGCAAGGCCGCGCAGGGCTATGGCGATGACGTCAAGAAAGCCGATAGCGATGCCCGCGCCGATCTTCCCGATCCCAGCGAAGCGATGACTTTCTCACCGCCGCCCGCACCCGAGCCTGAAGCGGCCGGGGCGTCCGAACCTGACAAGAACAGCAAAAATACCGGGGAGGGCTGAGAGCGGTGGCCAAGGACAGCGATACCATCGACGGCTCGAAAATGCCGCTGCTTGAGCATCTGATCGAGTTGCGTACCCGGCTGTTGTGGTCGGTTGTCGCCATCGTCGTGCTGTTTTTGATCTGCTTTTATTTCTCGACGCAGATCTACGCCTTTCTGGTGCAGCCGCTGTCCGACGTGCTCGACGAGGTCGGCCGCGACCGCCGCATGATCTATACGGCGCTGCAGGAAGCGTTCTTCACCTATGTCAAAGTCTCGTTCTTCGCCGCCATGTTCATCGGCTTCCCCTTCATTGCCTGCCAGATCTGGCTGTTCGTGGCGCCGGGGCTGTACAAGCACGAACGCTCGGCATTTCTGCCGTTTCTGGTCGCCACGCCGATCCTGTTCTTCATGGGCGGCGCGCTGGTTTATTATTATGTGCTGCCGGTGGCGTGGAAGTTCTTCATCGGCTTCGAAACCGCGGGCGGCGACGGTACGCTGGCGATCCAGCTTGAAGCCAAGGTCAACGAATACCTGTCCCTCGTGATGCGGCTGATTTTCGCCTTCGGCATCAGCTTCGAGCTGCCGGTTGTCCTCACGCTGATGGCGCGCGCCGGCATCGTCACCGCCGACGGGCTGGCCGCCAAGCGCAAGTACGCCATTGTCTGCGCGTTCGTCGCCGCGGCGATCCTGACGCCGCCGGACCCGATCAGCCAGATCGGTTTGGCGCTGCCAATTATCCTGCTCTACGAAGTCTCGATCATCATGTCGCGCATGGCGGAAAAGAAACGCGCCAAGCGCCTCGATGACGAAGAAGAAGCCGATGACGATGACGACGTCGACGACGATGAAGACGTCAAAAAACCGGAACCCGAGCCCGGGCCTTAAGACTTATTACCGTCACCCTGAACTTGTTTCAGGATCCATGACTACAAACTGAAATCGTGCCGGGTTCTATGGGGCCTGAACCAAGTTCAGGACGACGGTGATCCTTGGCTATGATGGGCTTTACATTACTCAATGATGTTGTTTGGAGAACGAAACGGGTGTCCCGCCGGGATTTTCATGTTAACTGACAGACGTTCGTGGCTGCATAATGGCCAGAGCGATTTCGTGAGTTAACAAGGACGCGACGTTTCCCATGTTCGATATCAGGTGGATCAGAGATAACCCCGATGCTTTCGATGCCGGTATGGCACGCCGGGGCTTGCCCCCGCAAAGCCCGGCATTGCTGGCGCTGGACGCCGAAAGGCGCGATGCGCAGACCCGCGCGCAGGAAATGCAGACCGAGCGCAATGCGCTGTCGAAACAGATCGGCCAGTTGAAGTCGAAGGGCGAGGATGCGTCCGATATCATGGCCAGGGTCTCCGAATCGAAGGATGCGCAGGCCGCCGCCGAAGCCGAGGCGAGCAGCGCGTCGGAACAACTGAATGACGCTCTTTCCCGATTGCCGAACCTGCCGCTCGACGATGTGCCGGACGGCGGCGGCGAGGACGATAACGTGGAAATCCGCCGCGTCGGTGAGCCCAGGACTTTCGACTTCGAGGTCCGCGACCACGTCGATCTCGGCGAATCCCTCGGCATGATGGATTTCGAGACCGCGGCCAAGCTGGCGGGCGCACGCTTCGTCATGCTGTCCGGCGCGCTGGCACGCATGGAACGCGCCCTGGCGGCGTTCATGCTGGATCACAATACCGCCGAATTCGGCTATACCGAGGTCAATCCCCCGGCGCTGGTCAACGACAAGACCATGTTCGGCACCGGGCAGTTGCCGAAGTTCGGCGAGGACCTGTTCAAGACCACGGCGGGATTCTGGCTGATCCCGACCGCCGAAGTGCCGCTGACCAATATCGTTGCCGATCACATCGTCGACGATGACTATCTGCCAAGGCGCTATACGGCGATGACGTGGTGCTTCCGCTCCGAAGCGGGCGCGGCCGGCAAGGACACGCGCGGTATGATCCGCCAGCACCAGTTCACCAAGGTCGAGATGGTTTCCGTTACGCATCCGGACAACTCGCTGGAAGAGCTTGAGCGCATGACATCGTGCGCCGAGGATATTCTGACGAAACTGGGCTTGCCGTTCCGCACCATCGTGCTGTGCACCGGCGACATGGGCGCGGGTGCGCGCAAGACGTACGATATCGAGGTCTGGCTGCCGGCGCAGGACCGTTACCGCGAGATTTCAAGCTGTTCCGTGTGTGGCG
This genomic window contains:
- a CDS encoding FecR domain-containing protein, which encodes MPGFPKRIHFLLLFVGMIFAAGDLEAQSPGVYAPGTAWIITSVVGDAKIRSLDAGEMPATTGAQLAEGMSVSTGSESRLVLSRKGDSIVVSPDSAFRVGAESATASSPSILQTLGTLLFNIDSSEGARNFQVRTPYLAAVIKGTVFSVSVTPDGSALHVTEGLVQVASLATGQTGLVAVGQTARVAATGGGGLNIDRGDGKGNSQKEGNNSGADDGKKEKKTAANANDNGKANGKASGNRGKAGLKIRNSIDAGIGNVAANTKGLLSLNGPGQSQNAKGNKFKAPGDKGNSVNARGPSLSKFITAQSNAGGNGNGNAGGNAGGNGNGNPGGNGNPGGNGNGNPGGNGNGNPGGNGNGNPGGNGNGNPGGNGNPGGNGNGNGNGNS
- a CDS encoding ShlB/FhaC/HecB family hemolysin secretion/activation protein; this encodes MSAVLPCLVLAQTTSDPARVEERIDQRNAAQPHIKDELKQLQPATDTDGPDAQPSERFVLAAVTFSGNTVFTAAAFTDIYTPLLARQIGIEDVRKVATDVTAFYREKGYFLSRAVVESQGVEYGVLNIRIVEGKITNVSFDAETAEQADLLRPYGEKIADAAMPANVNTVERYLLLMNDLPGIKAQAKVNKVDYEKGVYRLDVAVSKKPVNYSFNVDNRGTRSVGRDQAYVSATANGWMSGRESTRLGIFTIPSSPKELAYVELQQQWALGTEGTAVSLGGSYSKIDAGADEIDNDLHSNSWRASVTVSHPVIRGRAKNLNVYGVLNTSRQKQHDFGVFDYEDRLQVLRGAAEIYYEDDMQGANYANIWLSRGLGLNDVPGDAQRSRSGGRPVFTKLYARTERRQLFTDNWALKVSVAGQVADQRLLSNEEFSLGGYLFGRGYDGGEISGTHGAAGSIELQYGDDLEGRWLSSYQFYGFYDGGVVWETAENSYASEHESLTSAGIGVRSGIGENMSSGIELAMPLTRPAEEVGGDGKKPRLFFYLNANF
- a CDS encoding twin-arginine translocase TatA/TatE family subunit; protein product: MGAFSIWHWLIVLAVVLVLFGGGGKISRLMGDFGKGLKSFKKGMKDGDEASGDDAGDDAGKTEKKAIDQDAKESVSASESEKDKASGG
- the tatB gene encoding Sec-independent protein translocase protein TatB, with amino-acid sequence MFDIGWQEIFLIAVIALIVVGPKDLPRALKTVTGALRKVKGMARDFQSGLDDIVRESELDDMRKQIEAESGGDILKNIENSIDPDGDISRDLDEMRDVEGDLSKAAQGYGDDVKKADSDARADLPDPSEAMTFSPPPAPEPEAAGASEPDKNSKNTGEG
- the tatC gene encoding twin-arginine translocase subunit TatC, giving the protein MAKDSDTIDGSKMPLLEHLIELRTRLLWSVVAIVVLFLICFYFSTQIYAFLVQPLSDVLDEVGRDRRMIYTALQEAFFTYVKVSFFAAMFIGFPFIACQIWLFVAPGLYKHERSAFLPFLVATPILFFMGGALVYYYVLPVAWKFFIGFETAGGDGTLAIQLEAKVNEYLSLVMRLIFAFGISFELPVVLTLMARAGIVTADGLAAKRKYAIVCAFVAAAILTPPDPISQIGLALPIILLYEVSIIMSRMAEKKRAKRLDDEEEADDDDDVDDDEDVKKPEPEPGP
- the serS gene encoding serine--tRNA ligase, which encodes MFDIRWIRDNPDAFDAGMARRGLPPQSPALLALDAERRDAQTRAQEMQTERNALSKQIGQLKSKGEDASDIMARVSESKDAQAAAEAEASSASEQLNDALSRLPNLPLDDVPDGGGEDDNVEIRRVGEPRTFDFEVRDHVDLGESLGMMDFETAAKLAGARFVMLSGALARMERALAAFMLDHNTAEFGYTEVNPPALVNDKTMFGTGQLPKFGEDLFKTTAGFWLIPTAEVPLTNIVADHIVDDDYLPRRYTAMTWCFRSEAGAAGKDTRGMIRQHQFTKVEMVSVTHPDNSLEELERMTSCAEDILTKLGLPFRTIVLCTGDMGAGARKTYDIEVWLPAQDRYREISSCSVCGDFQARRMNARFRVKGEKGTQFVHTLNGSGLAVGRTLIAILENYQQADGSIVIPDALQPYMGGMKVIEANG